GTCCGCAGCGAAGTGCTCGACTTTCATGTGACGCGCAACCTGCGGCGCGCGATCGACCGGAAACCGGGTACGACCACGAAGGAGAATGAACATGCGAGTTAAATGGCTGTTGACGGCGGCGCTCTGGATGATCGTCTCGACGCTTGCCCATGCCGGGATCGAGCAGCATCCGGGGTATGTCGACGTTGCCAGGTTCGGGCTGGGCACCGGCGAGGAGGCGACGGTCGAGGTCAACTTGCGCGGGCCGATGCTGAAACTGGCGGCGGCGGCTTCGGAAGAGGACGACCCCGATGTCAGCGCGATGATCTCCGGCCTGGAGGGCATCTTTGTGCGCGCCTACGAACTGCAGGACCACTCCGCGGCGGGATTCGAAAAGGCGATCGCCACGATCAGCGGGCATCTGCAACAGAGCGGCTGGGAGACGATCGTCAAGGTGCGCGAACGCGACGAGCGCGCGCACATCGCCGTCAAGATGCAGGGCGACAGCATTGTCGGCATGACGGTGTTGGCGATGGATGAGAACGATGGCGACAACGAGGTGGTCTTCATCAACATCGTGGGCGCCATCGATCTGGCCCGCATCGGGCGTCTGGGGCGCAGCTTCGACCTCGATGTCGATGCCCTCGACAGCCTCGAACGCGAAGCGACCAAGCGGGACTCGACCCGGGGGCGTTAGCCCGGCGGGAGGTGAACGATGCGCAATTCACGATTCGCAATCGCCGCGGCGGTCATCGTCTTCGCGCTCGCCAGCACGGGCTGCTACCGGGCGGTGCGTCTGGAACAGCTGTGCGGGGAAATCCTCGATGCCTGCCCCGATGCCCGGTTTGAGCGGGATTTCTCGCTCTCGCTGGGCGGGATGAGTTGGGGCATCCTGAAAAGCATCGCGTTGGCCGCCGAGAAGGATGATCCCGATGTGCAGAACTATGTCGGAAAACTGAGCAGAATCGAGCTGGTGGTCTACGAGGTGAGGGGGATCCATAAGTCGGACGCGCGCGCCATCGGCGAGATTATACGGAGCCGCCTGGATGAGGATTGGTCGCTGATGGTCGAGGCGCTGGAAGATGACGAGTTGGTCTGGATCCATGCCCGTGAAGATGGGGACCACATCCGCGAAATGCAGATTGCCTCCTACGACGGCGAAGAGTTTGTGATTGTGCGGTTCTCCGGATCTCTGGATGACATAATGGAGAAGGCCGTCGCCGACCACGGCGGATTCACCGACAAGATTGTGGGGAGCGCACGTAATTGAGAAAAAGAGCCGCGATGACCTTGGGGGCGGTCCGTATGGGCCGCTTCTCTTTTTTGCCGGGACCGGGCTGGTTCTCGCCGCCGCGCTTTGCTATCGTGAGCTGACGAGGAGCGCCGCCATGAAGATCTATCAGGTCGATGCCTTTACCGATAAGCCGTTTGCCGGTAATCCCGCCGGTGTCTGTTTGTTGGACAAGCCCGCCGATCCGTCATGGATGCAGAATGTCGCGATGGAGATGAACCTGGCGGAGACCGCCTTCCTGCACCCCGGTAACGATGGGTTTCACCTGCGCTGGTTTACCCCGAAGGTGGAAATCGATCTCTGCGGCCATGCGACACTGGCCGCCGCCCATGTCTTGTATGAACTCGGCCTGGTGAAGCCCGAGGCGACGGCGCGTTTTCATTCGAAGAGCGGGCTTCTGACGGCGCGCAAGTCCGGCGAGTGGATCGAGCTGGATTTCCCGGCCACTCCGGCCCGGCCGATCGACACGCCGCCCGGACTGGAAAACGCACTGGGCCTACGGGCGCTCTGGGTGGGGCAGAATCAGTTCGACATCCTGGTCGAGGTGGAATCCGAGGCCGGGCTGCACGGGCTGGACCCGGATTGCCGCGCGTTGAAGTCGCTGGGGGGACGCGGCGTTATTGTGACCGCCCGTGCCGTCACGCCAGGTTACGATTTTGTCTCACGCTTCTTTGCCCCCTGCGCCGGCATCGACGAAGACCCGGTGACCGGCTCTGCCCATTGCACCCTCTGCCCATATTGGGAGGCGAAACTCGGCAAGACAACAATGATCGGCTACCAGGCCTCAAAACGGGGCGGAGTGGTGCGAGTACGTCGCGAGACCAACCGGGTGCTGCTCGGCGGGCAGGCGGTGACGGTGTTGATTGGGCAACTCACTTAGGCCATCGACGCGGTTGTGAGCGATTTACCTCTTGTCACCCCGCGTAAGCGGGGGTCCAGACAATGGGAACCACGGTTGGATTCCCGTTGTCGCAGGAATGTCCAATAAAGTCTCGGCAAGCAACGAGACGAAGCACGACATTCCGATGGAGACGCTAGCCCTCCGGCGTTTCCCCGACCCACTGACTCCCGTCGGTGAAATGCTCCTTCTTCCAGATCGGCACTGTCTTCTTCAGACGGTCGATGCCGGCTCGGGCGGCGCGAAAGGCGGCGTCGCGGTGCGCGGCGCCGGCGGAGACCACCACCACCAACTCGCCGACCTGCATACGGCCAATCCGGTGCACCATCGCCAGTCGGTTGATGGGAAACTCGCGCATGATCTCCTCGGCGATCTCGCGCATCAGCGCTTCGGCCATCGGCTGATAGCAATCATACTCGAGCGCGGTCACCGCCTGTCCGTGGGAGTTGTCGCGCACCAGTCCGGAGAAGGAGCAAATCGCGCCGTTGCCAGGCGCGGTCACCAGCGCCTCAATCTCGGCCACGGTGAAAGGGTCGTCACGGATCGCGATGTGGGGGGCGGTCGGCATTGCGTTGTTCGTTTCGGGCGTAGCAACGGGCTGAACGCCCCTTGCTGGGCCGCCTCGCGGCCCGGATCACCCACCGGAGACCGGTGGGATGAAGGCCACACGGTCGCCGTCTTTGAGCGCGGTGTCGGCGGGCACATACTGCTCGTTGACGGCAAACAGCGTCGCGCGCCGCAGTTCGTCGCCGGCCTTCCCGCCCACAAGTTGCACGAACACATCGGAGACTGTCAGGCCGGGACGCGCCGCGACGGTGACCTCCCGCTGCCCCAACAGGTCGCGATAGTGGGCGAACAGTTTGACGATGATCGACATGACGTCCGATCGAACGCGCGGCGACTCTGGCCGCGCGCTAATACCGTGGGATCGACGGATCGGCTTCGGCCGCCCAGCGGTCGATCCCGCCTTCGAGGTTCTTCACCTTTTTGAACCCGTGCTTGCGCAGCCAGCCGGAGACCATCTGCGAGCGGATGCCATGGTGGCAGAGCACGATGACTTCCTCGTCGCGGCGCGCGGCGATCTCGCCGACCCGCGACGGCAGCGTCCCCATCGGGATCAGCGTGGCGCCGGGCAGATGCGACATCTGGTACTCGATGGGCTCGCGCACATCGAGGATGAACAGGTTTTCACCGCGATCCAGACGGCGCTTGGCCGCGCGCGGGGTGATACGGGTCTCATCGTCGATTTCGGCTTCGCCCAGATCTTCCTCCCCGTGATAGACGCAGGTCTCGGCATAGGCGACCGGCACGGTGATGGTGGGATGGTCGCCGCAGAGCGCGCAGTCGCGGTCGCGGGTGATGGTGAACTCATCGAAACGCATCGCCAGCATGTCGATCACCAAGAGGCGACCGACCATGGTCTCGCCGATGCCGCAGATCCACTTAATCGCCTCCGCCGCCTGCAGCGATCCCACGACTCCGGGCAACACGCCCAGCACACCCGCCTCGGCGCAGTTTTGCACCGTGCCGGGCGGCGGCGGCTCGGCGTGCAGACAGCGATAGCAGGGCCCCTGCCCGGGGACAAACAGCGACAGACGGCCCTCGAACTGCAGCACGCTGCCATAGACATTGGGCAGACCCAGGAGAACGCAGGCGTCGTTGACGGCATAGCGAGTCGGGAAGTTGTCGTTGCCGTCGATGACGATGTCATAGCCGCGCAGAATGTCCATCGCGTTGCCGGCATCAAGACGCTGCGGATGCAGATTGATCGTCAAGTCGCTGCGCAACGGCGTGAGCCGTTCGGCGGCCACTTCCACCTTGCCCCGCCCCCGGTCGGGCTCGCCATAAAGGATCTGCCGCTGGAGATTGGAGAGATCGACAACATCGTCGTCGATCAGTCCGAGCGTGCCGACCCCCGCCGCCGCCAGATAGAGCGCGGCCGGGCATCCCAACCCGCCGACGCCCACGATGGCGACCTTTGCGCCCCGCAGTTTCTCCTGCCCCTCGGCGCCCAGTTGCGGCAAACGGATCTGCCGCGACCAACGGCGCAATTGTTCGGGCGTCAAGCTCACGGGAGTATATACATCAGGATTCGGCGAAAAGTAAACTACGGCGGACGCAAAACGTGGAAGTTCGCTTCAGATGGTCGTGGCCGGAGGGATCGGCTTGGTCATCAGATAACGGTCGTGATCGACGAAGCCGAGACGGCGGTACAGTTCCTGCGCGCGGACATTGATCCGTTCGACTTCCAGATGCAACGACCGTACCCCGGCCGCCCGGCAGGCGCGTTCGGCTGCCCGCAGCGCCGCGGCGCCGAGGCCATGGTTGCGATGGGCCGGAGCGACATAGAGTTCATCGATGAATGCATCCTGGCCGCGGTGTTCCAGACTGTATCCCCAGGTAAGCAAGCAGTAACCGACGATCCGGTCTTCCGGTTCGATCACCCAAAGCAGACCGCGGGAGGGATCGTCAATCAGCCGCGCCACCACGCCGGTCAGTTCGGCCGCGTCGAAGGGGTACCCTTCCTGGCGATAGTATTCCTCGACCAGTGCGATGATGTCGCGGACATCGGCAGGCGCGGCAAGACGAATCGGATCAGTCATAGCTCGAGCGCCAGGAGCGCATCGGGGATGGCGTTGACAAGATCGGAAGCCAGAAGCGCGCGCTGGCCGAATTCGTATGCGCCGACATCACCGGC
This portion of the bacterium genome encodes:
- a CDS encoding DUF4252 domain-containing protein gives rise to the protein MRVKWLLTAALWMIVSTLAHAGIEQHPGYVDVARFGLGTGEEATVEVNLRGPMLKLAAAASEEDDPDVSAMISGLEGIFVRAYELQDHSAAGFEKAIATISGHLQQSGWETIVKVRERDERAHIAVKMQGDSIVGMTVLAMDENDGDNEVVFINIVGAIDLARIGRLGRSFDLDVDALDSLEREATKRDSTRGR
- a CDS encoding DUF4252 domain-containing protein; this translates as MRNSRFAIAAAVIVFALASTGCYRAVRLEQLCGEILDACPDARFERDFSLSLGGMSWGILKSIALAAEKDDPDVQNYVGKLSRIELVVYEVRGIHKSDARAIGEIIRSRLDEDWSLMVEALEDDELVWIHAREDGDHIREMQIASYDGEEFVIVRFSGSLDDIMEKAVADHGGFTDKIVGSARN
- a CDS encoding molybdenum cofactor biosynthesis protein MoaE, encoding MPTAPHIAIRDDPFTVAEIEALVTAPGNGAICSFSGLVRDNSHGQAVTALEYDCYQPMAEALMREIAEEIMREFPINRLAMVHRIGRMQVGELVVVVSAGAAHRDAAFRAARAGIDRLKKTVPIWKKEHFTDGSQWVGETPEG
- a CDS encoding MoaD/ThiS family protein, with protein sequence MSIIVKLFAHYRDLLGQREVTVAARPGLTVSDVFVQLVGGKAGDELRRATLFAVNEQYVPADTALKDGDRVAFIPPVSGG
- a CDS encoding GNAT family N-acetyltransferase, coding for MTDPIRLAAPADVRDIIALVEEYYRQEGYPFDAAELTGVVARLIDDPSRGLLWVIEPEDRIVGYCLLTWGYSLEHRGQDAFIDELYVAPAHRNHGLGAAALRAAERACRAAGVRSLHLEVERINVRAQELYRRLGFVDHDRYLMTKPIPPATTI
- a CDS encoding PhzF family phenazine biosynthesis protein, translated to MKIYQVDAFTDKPFAGNPAGVCLLDKPADPSWMQNVAMEMNLAETAFLHPGNDGFHLRWFTPKVEIDLCGHATLAAAHVLYELGLVKPEATARFHSKSGLLTARKSGEWIELDFPATPARPIDTPPGLENALGLRALWVGQNQFDILVEVESEAGLHGLDPDCRALKSLGGRGVIVTARAVTPGYDFVSRFFAPCAGIDEDPVTGSAHCTLCPYWEAKLGKTTMIGYQASKRGGVVRVRRETNRVLLGGQAVTVLIGQLT
- the moeB gene encoding molybdopterin-synthase adenylyltransferase MoeB; translation: MSLTPEQLRRWSRQIRLPQLGAEGQEKLRGAKVAIVGVGGLGCPAALYLAAAGVGTLGLIDDDVVDLSNLQRQILYGEPDRGRGKVEVAAERLTPLRSDLTINLHPQRLDAGNAMDILRGYDIVIDGNDNFPTRYAVNDACVLLGLPNVYGSVLQFEGRLSLFVPGQGPCYRCLHAEPPPPGTVQNCAEAGVLGVLPGVVGSLQAAEAIKWICGIGETMVGRLLVIDMLAMRFDEFTITRDRDCALCGDHPTITVPVAYAETCVYHGEEDLGEAEIDDETRITPRAAKRRLDRGENLFILDVREPIEYQMSHLPGATLIPMGTLPSRVGEIAARRDEEVIVLCHHGIRSQMVSGWLRKHGFKKVKNLEGGIDRWAAEADPSIPRY